In the Scatophagus argus isolate fScaArg1 chromosome 11, fScaArg1.pri, whole genome shotgun sequence genome, tttttttttcctctaaattgTTATTGTatgtgttattttcattattacagCTACTTGCAAATTTGCTTCATATGCCAGTGCAAGTGGCTTGATTCAGTCTGTaccagtttgttttcacatgaaGTGAAACGCTACAACTCAAACAATTTAATCTTCACTGCTTAAAAACTGAATGGTAGTTGTGAATAGATTCTGTAGTAGTTGTGGTTTAAAATCGGAAGAAAAATGTGCCTTACATCCAGGTCCCTTGAAATTGTCTCGACAGCATAATTCCAATTTGTTCCCTTTCACTTTTGCCTACACTTTAATTACTGATTGACAGTTAAGAACGATAGCTTTGTTATTCTAAGTGAAAGTAGTTTAAAAAAGGTGGGATTGTTGTTCCAGGTTACTGTCTGAAACAGCGTGATTTGCACTGCTtactcattattttttttgttaccaTCACACCCTTCACTGTTGTGCTTAAATTTTCTGTCTTCCCATAGTAAACACTCATTTCACGGACTCCTCCAAAACCACGCAtcaatttattttgttcaaaaatctgtttttatatctgttttTCATTAGACAGAATATTATGACTACTGATCTTTGGAGAATACGCCTTTGTTGTATGATTTGGCTGAGGTTGTGTAGTACCTTCACTGattgtaaatatataaaaaaacaaagcaattatttctgtctttccctcacctactctctctctttctttctttctctctctctctctctttctctcttctgcctCACCTAATAGTTTATTGAAATTCACTagacatacagtattttatatatttgtgtgtgtggaagctATTGTTTTGAGTACAAGTTATTGTTGGGTGAAacttctctcatttttcattgcAGTGGTTTGTTCACGGGGGGTAGTGAAGTGCCTTCTGATGAAAATGCTATGAAAACGGGACAATTTTTGCTAATCATGCTTGTTCGCAGGCATGATTACTATATGTAatctatataaaaaaaagttgttttgttttttttttgtttgttttgtcagagcaGCCTCTACCACCCACTCATCAAACCATCCATGCTAGAGCTGTACTCAACAAACTGAAGCCACTTgatctccacctcctcatcaGATTATTTTTCTAATAGGGAGATGATGAGAACAAGCCACTTAAACAGTGGAACATGTTttgagagaggaaagacagtgTAAACAGGATTGGCTTCTCTCCCTTGTCCCGCATCCACATAGAAACAGAAGCGGTCATGTGATCCATGTGATCCccttactgtatgtgtgaaaagtggacaggagacaaaaagagacaacCCCATACACCCATCAGTTCATGTGCCTTCATCATATACATGTGTATGCCTGCCTCTGAAGTTTTTGACATCATTTTACATGAACAtctttgaaataaatgataaaCACTTGTTAGAAGTCACGGCCATTTCTGTGTTATAATTTTGTTCTACTTGCATTACTCATGTCATCTGCATCACAAGTGTAGCAAGTGTAAAGGTTGAAAGCAAAGTAAATCCATTGCAAATTTGATCACAAATTTAACCTGACATCGTTTTTCAACTTGTCACAAATACTGCTTTACTACTACAATTACTTTCAAACTTTACTAAACACTAAACATGCGTGAAAAACTACGAGCCCTCCCAGCATGCACTTCTGTACGTCAGATACTTCCGTTTTCCCATCATGCCATTTGATAAACATGGCTGAAAGCTTTTCTGACAGCATTGAAGTCACCGCTATTAGCTAGCTGAGTTTTGCCTCTTTGATTTCATCAGTTGGTGTTTAAGTGGATTTTAAACAATGCCGAAATATTACGAGGATAAAGAGGAAGATAACAGAGCCTGTGCCGGTATCAGAGAGGACTTCAAGGCGTGTCTCCTTCAGCACGACTGCGTGGTAAAGGTAAGGAAACGTCCTCTGGTGTTAACACCTGAACCTCAGGTCTGTAACTAGGCGCTGCGTTTGCATAACAGTGCTCTACTAAAGCTTAGAGTCAGGGTACATTACTAAACATTATTCACGTTACAGTATTTCCACTAACCTAAACTGAGCTTATGCCCTAACCACAACCTTTCCAACTAGCGTAACTGTCGCAACTGTCACCGAGGACCGCGCAATGGGAAccaaaaagtgaaacatattTACTATATTTACTAACTAAAATCGACAGTTTTTAAGGTGTATAGAGTAGAATAGATAGATTAATGGACCTCAGTGCTCTGACTTACAAGCCTAACGTCAGGTAACCCAAGTAACCATTTTCTCCCTCTACGTGACGCCAAACTCCATCTTAAAAACTGTCAATTCAGCAGTGAGTCGTGACAGACCAAATGACGGAATATTATATCGACGATATAATAAATTACAGCTAACGTATGGTCACTTCACTTCTGATAGCTGCCTTGTTTACAAGCTAATCTAAATGATTTGCTGTAGGTTAATCACCACAACAGCGTAATTTCTATTTCAGTGCTCTGTCACCAAACAATAATATCCttaggaggaggagaagccgtcagtgacacacactgaATGATCAATGATGTTGCCCTTCAGTTGACGAACCATGAACATTATTCATCTCTCTCACTGTTTCTactgttcattttaatgtagCTCCTTACTTTTACCATTAAATGCACACCTTTTGGTGTTTTAacactgttcatttatttaccGCATGCTAACTGCCAAAACATTCAATCCCTAAACAAGATCATAATAGATTAATTTACTGTCACTTGACTACAGGTTTCAGCACTACATGCTCTTATTTATTAGCTCCCCCACTTTGAGCTGATGTGTAAATTGTATGGTCTTTGGAAGTTAAGGCCACATACCAGTAGGAATTAAAGGCCACAATCCATCCATATGCCCGCCCCCATGAAGAAAAGGTGTGTGCCTTCTGCAGAGTTGAGAGTCCTGTGACTTTCAGACAGGACTGCAAATCCACTGCTTGAGGCTCTTGGTAGGGAATGCATATTTTGCTCATGGAAAGGACTTGATGTATTCTAATTGGCTGCTTCATTTGTCAGGAGGGGAAGCTGCCCAGTGAGTGTTTGAAGGAAGGCCACTGCAAAGCCCTGCAGACTTCATTCTTTGAGTGCAAGAGGTCAATGGTAAGTCAACAGCGATGACACTGCACTTGTGGAAGGATTGGTGCAACTGGGAAGTGGACATGTAAAGAGAACGGG is a window encoding:
- the LOC124066625 gene encoding cytochrome c oxidase assembly factor 5; the encoded protein is MPKYYEDKEEDNRACAGIREDFKACLLQHDCVVKEGKLPSECLKEGHCKALQTSFFECKRSMLDTRSRFRGRKGY